In Eubalaena glacialis isolate mEubGla1 chromosome 3, mEubGla1.1.hap2.+ XY, whole genome shotgun sequence, the following are encoded in one genomic region:
- the SELENBP1 gene encoding methanethiol oxidase isoform X1 — MATKCGKCGPGYPSPLEAMKGPREEIVYLPCIYRNTNTEAPDYLATVDVDPKSPQYCQVIHRLPMPHLKDELHHSGWNTCSSCFGDSTKSRTKLLLPSLISSRIYVVDVGTEPRAPKLHKVVEPKDIHAKCDLGYLHTTHCLASGEVMISSLGDPKGNGKGGFVLLDGETFEVKGTWERPGGAAPMGYDFWYQPRHNVMVSTEWAAPNVLQDGFNPADVEAGLYGNHLHVWDWQRHERVQTLTLQDGLIPLEIRFLHNPAADQGFVGCALSSNIQRFYKNEGGTWSVEKVIQVPPKKVKGWMLPEMPGLITDILLSLDDRFLYFSNWLHGDLRQYDISDPQRPRLTGQLFLGGSIVKGGPVQVLEDQELNSQPEPLVIKGKQVAGGPQMIQLSLDGKRLYVTTSLYSAWDKQFYPDLIREGSVMLQIDVDTVKGGLKLNPNFLVDFGKEPLGPALAHELRYPGGDCSSDIWL, encoded by the exons CTACGAAATGTGGGAAGTGTGGACCTGGCTACCCTTCACCTCTGGAGGCCATGAAAG GACCCAGGGAGGAGATTGTCTACCTGCCCTGTATCTACCGAAACACGAACACTGAGGCCCCGGATTATCTGGCCACTGTGGACGTTGACCCCAAGTCTCCCCAGTATTGCCAG GTCATCCATCGGCTGCCCATGCCCCACCTGAAGGACGAGCTGCATCACTCAGGGTGGAACACCTGCAGCAGCTGCTTCGGGGACAGCACCAAGTCGCGCACCAAGCTGCTGCTGCCCAGTCTCATCTCCTCCCGAATTTATGTGGTGGATGTGGGCACCGAGCCCCGCGCTCCGAAGCTGCACAAG GTTGTTGAGCCTAAGGACATCCATGCCAAGTGTGACCTGGGCTACCTCCACACCACCCACTGCCTGGCCAGTGGGGAGGTGATGATCAGTTCCTTGGGAGACCCCAAGGGCAATGGCAAAG GGGGTTTTGTGCTGCTGGATGGAGAGACGTTTGAGGTGAAGGGCACGTGGGAGCGGCCTGGAGGTGCTGCGCCTATGGGCTATGACTTCTGGTACCAGCCTCGACACAATGTCATGGTCAGCACTGAATGGGCAGCTCCCAATGTCTTACAAGATGGCTTCAACCCCGCTGATGTTGAGGCGG ggctgTATGGGAACCACTTACATGTGTGGGACTGGCAGCGCCATGAGAGGGTGCAGACCCTGACTCTACAGGACGGCCTCATCCCCCTGGAGATCCGCTTCCTGCACAACCCGGCCGCTGATCAGGGCTTCGTGGGCTGTGCCCTCAGCTCCAACATCCAGCGCTTCTATAAGAATGAG GGAGGTACTTGGTCAGTGGAGAAGGTGATCCAGGTGCCCCCCAAGAAAGTGAAGGGCTGGATGCTGCCTGAAATGCCAG GCCTGATCACTGACATCCTGCTGTCCCTGGACGACCGCTTCCTCTACTTCAGCAACTGGCTGCATGGGGATCTGCGGCAGTATGACATCTCTGACCCGCAGAGGCCCCGCCTCACGGGACAG CTCTTCCTCGGGGGCAGCATTGTTAAGGGAGGCCCCGTGCAGGTGCTGGAGGACCAGGAGCTAAACTCCCAGCCAGAGCCCCTGGTGATCAAG GGGAAACAAGTGGCCGGAGGCCCTCAGATGATCCAGCTTAGCCTGGATGGGAAGCGTCTCTACGTCACCACGTCGCTGTACAGTGCCTGGGACAAGCAGTTTTACCCTGATCTCATCAG GGAAGGCTCTGTGATGCTGCAGATCGATGTAGACACAGTAAAGGGAGGGCTGAAGTTGAACCCCAACTTCCTGGTAGACTTTGGGAAGGAGCCCCTCGGCCCAGCCCTGGCCCATGAGCTCCGCTACCCTGGGGGCGACTGCAGCTCTGACATCTGGCTCTGA
- the SELENBP1 gene encoding methanethiol oxidase isoform X2, whose amino-acid sequence MKGPREEIVYLPCIYRNTNTEAPDYLATVDVDPKSPQYCQVIHRLPMPHLKDELHHSGWNTCSSCFGDSTKSRTKLLLPSLISSRIYVVDVGTEPRAPKLHKVVEPKDIHAKCDLGYLHTTHCLASGEVMISSLGDPKGNGKGGFVLLDGETFEVKGTWERPGGAAPMGYDFWYQPRHNVMVSTEWAAPNVLQDGFNPADVEAGLYGNHLHVWDWQRHERVQTLTLQDGLIPLEIRFLHNPAADQGFVGCALSSNIQRFYKNEGGTWSVEKVIQVPPKKVKGWMLPEMPGLITDILLSLDDRFLYFSNWLHGDLRQYDISDPQRPRLTGQLFLGGSIVKGGPVQVLEDQELNSQPEPLVIKGKQVAGGPQMIQLSLDGKRLYVTTSLYSAWDKQFYPDLIREGSVMLQIDVDTVKGGLKLNPNFLVDFGKEPLGPALAHELRYPGGDCSSDIWL is encoded by the exons ATGAAAG GACCCAGGGAGGAGATTGTCTACCTGCCCTGTATCTACCGAAACACGAACACTGAGGCCCCGGATTATCTGGCCACTGTGGACGTTGACCCCAAGTCTCCCCAGTATTGCCAG GTCATCCATCGGCTGCCCATGCCCCACCTGAAGGACGAGCTGCATCACTCAGGGTGGAACACCTGCAGCAGCTGCTTCGGGGACAGCACCAAGTCGCGCACCAAGCTGCTGCTGCCCAGTCTCATCTCCTCCCGAATTTATGTGGTGGATGTGGGCACCGAGCCCCGCGCTCCGAAGCTGCACAAG GTTGTTGAGCCTAAGGACATCCATGCCAAGTGTGACCTGGGCTACCTCCACACCACCCACTGCCTGGCCAGTGGGGAGGTGATGATCAGTTCCTTGGGAGACCCCAAGGGCAATGGCAAAG GGGGTTTTGTGCTGCTGGATGGAGAGACGTTTGAGGTGAAGGGCACGTGGGAGCGGCCTGGAGGTGCTGCGCCTATGGGCTATGACTTCTGGTACCAGCCTCGACACAATGTCATGGTCAGCACTGAATGGGCAGCTCCCAATGTCTTACAAGATGGCTTCAACCCCGCTGATGTTGAGGCGG ggctgTATGGGAACCACTTACATGTGTGGGACTGGCAGCGCCATGAGAGGGTGCAGACCCTGACTCTACAGGACGGCCTCATCCCCCTGGAGATCCGCTTCCTGCACAACCCGGCCGCTGATCAGGGCTTCGTGGGCTGTGCCCTCAGCTCCAACATCCAGCGCTTCTATAAGAATGAG GGAGGTACTTGGTCAGTGGAGAAGGTGATCCAGGTGCCCCCCAAGAAAGTGAAGGGCTGGATGCTGCCTGAAATGCCAG GCCTGATCACTGACATCCTGCTGTCCCTGGACGACCGCTTCCTCTACTTCAGCAACTGGCTGCATGGGGATCTGCGGCAGTATGACATCTCTGACCCGCAGAGGCCCCGCCTCACGGGACAG CTCTTCCTCGGGGGCAGCATTGTTAAGGGAGGCCCCGTGCAGGTGCTGGAGGACCAGGAGCTAAACTCCCAGCCAGAGCCCCTGGTGATCAAG GGGAAACAAGTGGCCGGAGGCCCTCAGATGATCCAGCTTAGCCTGGATGGGAAGCGTCTCTACGTCACCACGTCGCTGTACAGTGCCTGGGACAAGCAGTTTTACCCTGATCTCATCAG GGAAGGCTCTGTGATGCTGCAGATCGATGTAGACACAGTAAAGGGAGGGCTGAAGTTGAACCCCAACTTCCTGGTAGACTTTGGGAAGGAGCCCCTCGGCCCAGCCCTGGCCCATGAGCTCCGCTACCCTGGGGGCGACTGCAGCTCTGACATCTGGCTCTGA
- the RFX5 gene encoding DNA-binding protein RFX5 isoform X2 encodes MEMAKISGYIWPWRSNGIISNFWRSPHAGMAEDEPDAKSPKTGGRAPSGSAEAGEPTTLLQRLRGTISKAVQNKVEGILQDVQKFSDNDKLYLYLQLPSGPSTGDKSSEPSTLSNEEYMYAYRWIRNHLEEHTDTCLPKQSVYDAYRKYCESLACCRPLSTANFGKIIREIFPDIKARRLGGRGQSKYCYSGIRRKTLVSMPPLPGLDLKGSESPEMGPEVTPAPRDELVEAACALTCDWAERILKRSFSSIVEVARFLLQQHLISARSAHANVLKAMGLAEEDEHAPRERSSKSKNGVESLEGGAHKKPERQAQPPKELDPRAGAGPPARGERKKSVVESPAPAANNPQVNALVARLPLLLPRAPRSLIPPIRVSPPVLAPKLSSSTLKMATLPLPPRAGGPQAAVPIINMILPTVPALPGPGPGPGPGQAPPGGLTQPRGTENREVGIGGDPGPHDKGVKRTAEVPVSEASGQDPPAKATKQDIEDTGSDAKRKRGRPRKKSGGSRERNSTPDKSAAAVDSAQSSRLPLETWASGGEGNSAGGSERPGPMGEAEKEMLAQGQEDGAVSRGGRGPSSRHAKEAEDKIPPVTPKVSVIKGSRSQKEALHLGKEEVDTAAQGNKDLKGHVLQSSLPHE; translated from the exons ATGGAGATGGCAAAGATCTCTGGGTATATATGGCCCTGGAGAAGTAATggaataatttctaatttttggaGAAG CCCTCATGCCGGGATGGCAGAAGATGAACCTGATGCTAAGAGCCCAAAAACTGGGGGAAGGGCCCCCTCAGGTAGTGCTGAGGCAGGGGAGCCCACCACCCTCCTTCAGAGGCTCCGAGGTACCATTTC CAAGGCCGTGCAGAACAAAGTAGAGGGAATCCTG CAAGATGTACAGAAATTCTCCGACAACGACAAGCTGTATCTCTACCTTCAGCTCCCCTCAGGGCCCAGTACTGGAGACAAAAG CTCAGAGCCAAGTACACTCAGCAATGAGGAGTACATGTATGCTTATAGGTGGATCCGCAACCACCTAGAAGAGCATACTGACACCTGCCTGCCAAAACAAAGTGTTTACGATGCCTATCG GAAGTACTGTGAGAGTCTCGCCTGTTGCCGCCCACTCAGCACAGCCAACTTTGGCAAAATCATCAGAGAGATCTTCCCTGACATCAAAGCCCGAAGGCTTGGTGGCCGGGGCCAGTCCAA ATATTGCTACAGTGGCATACGAAGGAAGACCTTGGTATCTATGCCGCCCTTGCCCGGACTTGACCTAAAGGGCTCTGAGAGT CCAGAAATGGGCCCAGAAGTAACCCCAGCACCTCGGGATGAACTGGTTGAAGCAGCCTGTGCCCTGACCTGTGACTGGGCAGAGCGAATCCTGAAACGGTCCTTCAGTTCCATCGTTGAGGTCGCCCGCTTCCTGCTGCAGCAGCATCTCATCTCTGCCCGATCTGCACACGCCAATGTGCTCAAGGCTATGGGGCTTGCTG AAGAGGATGAACATGCCCCTCGGGAACGGTCATCTAAATCCAAGAATGGTGTAGAGAGTCTGGAGGGTGGAGCCCATAAGAAACCAGAGAGACAGGCCCAG CCTCCTAAGGAGCTGGACCCCCGGGCTGGGGCTGGACCCCCAGCACGCGGAGAGCGAAAGAAGAGTGTAGTGGAGAGCCCAGCGCCAGCAGCCAATAACCCACAGGTTAATGCCCTAGTGGCCCGGCTGCCTCTGCTTCTCCCTCGGGCCCCTCGCTCACTTATTCCACCAATCCGAGTCTCTCCACCCGTCCTGGCCCCCAAGCTTTCTTCAAGCACTCTGAAAATGGCTACACTGCCTCTGCCCCCTAGAGCTGGGGGACCCCAAGCAGCTGTGCCCATCATTAACATGATCTTACCAACTGTTCCTGCTTTGCCTGGACCTggacctgggcctgggcctgggcaaGCTCCACCTGGGGGGCTCACTCAGCCGAGGGGCACAGAGAACAGGGAAGTGGGCATAGGTGGTGACCCGGGACCCCATGACAAGGGTGTGAAGAGGACAGCTGAAGTACCTGTGAGTGAGGCCAGTGGGCAGGACCCACCAGCTAAAGCAACAAAGCAGGATATAGAGGATACAGGAAGTGATGCCAAAAGAAAACGGGGGCGCCCTCGAAAAAAATCAGGTGGAAGTAGGGAAAGGAATTCTACCCCTGACAAGTCAGCAGCTGCCGTGGACTCTGCCCAGTCCTCAAGGTTACCACTGGAGACGTGGGCCTCTGGAGGGGAAGGCAACTCAGCTGGAGGGTCAGAGAGGCCAGGGCCAATGGGAGAGGCTGAGAAGGAgatgcttgcccaaggtcaggagGATGGTGCTGTTTCCAGAGGAGGAAGGGGCCCCAGTTCCCGGCATGCCAAAGAAGCAGAAGATAAAATTCCTCCTGTCACCCCGAAAGTGAGTGTCATCAAGGGCAGTAGAAGCCAAAAGGAGGCTCTTCATTTGGGCAAGGAAGAGGTAGACACTGCAGCACAGGGTAATAAAGACTTAAAGGGGCATGTGCTTCAAAGCTCCTTACCCCATGAGTGA
- the RFX5 gene encoding DNA-binding protein RFX5 isoform X1, translated as MAEDEPDAKSPKTGGRAPSGSAEAGEPTTLLQRLRGTISKAVQNKVEGILQDVQKFSDNDKLYLYLQLPSGPSTGDKSSEPSTLSNEEYMYAYRWIRNHLEEHTDTCLPKQSVYDAYRKYCESLACCRPLSTANFGKIIREIFPDIKARRLGGRGQSKYCYSGIRRKTLVSMPPLPGLDLKGSESPEMGPEVTPAPRDELVEAACALTCDWAERILKRSFSSIVEVARFLLQQHLISARSAHANVLKAMGLAEEDEHAPRERSSKSKNGVESLEGGAHKKPERQAQPPKELDPRAGAGPPARGERKKSVVESPAPAANNPQVNALVARLPLLLPRAPRSLIPPIRVSPPVLAPKLSSSTLKMATLPLPPRAGGPQAAVPIINMILPTVPALPGPGPGPGPGQAPPGGLTQPRGTENREVGIGGDPGPHDKGVKRTAEVPVSEASGQDPPAKATKQDIEDTGSDAKRKRGRPRKKSGGSRERNSTPDKSAAAVDSAQSSRLPLETWASGGEGNSAGGSERPGPMGEAEKEMLAQGQEDGAVSRGGRGPSSRHAKEAEDKIPPVTPKVSVIKGSRSQKEALHLGKEEVDTAAQGNKDLKGHVLQSSLPHE; from the exons ATGGCAGAAGATGAACCTGATGCTAAGAGCCCAAAAACTGGGGGAAGGGCCCCCTCAGGTAGTGCTGAGGCAGGGGAGCCCACCACCCTCCTTCAGAGGCTCCGAGGTACCATTTC CAAGGCCGTGCAGAACAAAGTAGAGGGAATCCTG CAAGATGTACAGAAATTCTCCGACAACGACAAGCTGTATCTCTACCTTCAGCTCCCCTCAGGGCCCAGTACTGGAGACAAAAG CTCAGAGCCAAGTACACTCAGCAATGAGGAGTACATGTATGCTTATAGGTGGATCCGCAACCACCTAGAAGAGCATACTGACACCTGCCTGCCAAAACAAAGTGTTTACGATGCCTATCG GAAGTACTGTGAGAGTCTCGCCTGTTGCCGCCCACTCAGCACAGCCAACTTTGGCAAAATCATCAGAGAGATCTTCCCTGACATCAAAGCCCGAAGGCTTGGTGGCCGGGGCCAGTCCAA ATATTGCTACAGTGGCATACGAAGGAAGACCTTGGTATCTATGCCGCCCTTGCCCGGACTTGACCTAAAGGGCTCTGAGAGT CCAGAAATGGGCCCAGAAGTAACCCCAGCACCTCGGGATGAACTGGTTGAAGCAGCCTGTGCCCTGACCTGTGACTGGGCAGAGCGAATCCTGAAACGGTCCTTCAGTTCCATCGTTGAGGTCGCCCGCTTCCTGCTGCAGCAGCATCTCATCTCTGCCCGATCTGCACACGCCAATGTGCTCAAGGCTATGGGGCTTGCTG AAGAGGATGAACATGCCCCTCGGGAACGGTCATCTAAATCCAAGAATGGTGTAGAGAGTCTGGAGGGTGGAGCCCATAAGAAACCAGAGAGACAGGCCCAG CCTCCTAAGGAGCTGGACCCCCGGGCTGGGGCTGGACCCCCAGCACGCGGAGAGCGAAAGAAGAGTGTAGTGGAGAGCCCAGCGCCAGCAGCCAATAACCCACAGGTTAATGCCCTAGTGGCCCGGCTGCCTCTGCTTCTCCCTCGGGCCCCTCGCTCACTTATTCCACCAATCCGAGTCTCTCCACCCGTCCTGGCCCCCAAGCTTTCTTCAAGCACTCTGAAAATGGCTACACTGCCTCTGCCCCCTAGAGCTGGGGGACCCCAAGCAGCTGTGCCCATCATTAACATGATCTTACCAACTGTTCCTGCTTTGCCTGGACCTggacctgggcctgggcctgggcaaGCTCCACCTGGGGGGCTCACTCAGCCGAGGGGCACAGAGAACAGGGAAGTGGGCATAGGTGGTGACCCGGGACCCCATGACAAGGGTGTGAAGAGGACAGCTGAAGTACCTGTGAGTGAGGCCAGTGGGCAGGACCCACCAGCTAAAGCAACAAAGCAGGATATAGAGGATACAGGAAGTGATGCCAAAAGAAAACGGGGGCGCCCTCGAAAAAAATCAGGTGGAAGTAGGGAAAGGAATTCTACCCCTGACAAGTCAGCAGCTGCCGTGGACTCTGCCCAGTCCTCAAGGTTACCACTGGAGACGTGGGCCTCTGGAGGGGAAGGCAACTCAGCTGGAGGGTCAGAGAGGCCAGGGCCAATGGGAGAGGCTGAGAAGGAgatgcttgcccaaggtcaggagGATGGTGCTGTTTCCAGAGGAGGAAGGGGCCCCAGTTCCCGGCATGCCAAAGAAGCAGAAGATAAAATTCCTCCTGTCACCCCGAAAGTGAGTGTCATCAAGGGCAGTAGAAGCCAAAAGGAGGCTCTTCATTTGGGCAAGGAAGAGGTAGACACTGCAGCACAGGGTAATAAAGACTTAAAGGGGCATGTGCTTCAAAGCTCCTTACCCCATGAGTGA
- the RFX5 gene encoding DNA-binding protein RFX5 isoform X3, which translates to MYAYRWIRNHLEEHTDTCLPKQSVYDAYRKYCESLACCRPLSTANFGKIIREIFPDIKARRLGGRGQSKYCYSGIRRKTLVSMPPLPGLDLKGSESPEMGPEVTPAPRDELVEAACALTCDWAERILKRSFSSIVEVARFLLQQHLISARSAHANVLKAMGLAEEDEHAPRERSSKSKNGVESLEGGAHKKPERQAQPPKELDPRAGAGPPARGERKKSVVESPAPAANNPQVNALVARLPLLLPRAPRSLIPPIRVSPPVLAPKLSSSTLKMATLPLPPRAGGPQAAVPIINMILPTVPALPGPGPGPGPGQAPPGGLTQPRGTENREVGIGGDPGPHDKGVKRTAEVPVSEASGQDPPAKATKQDIEDTGSDAKRKRGRPRKKSGGSRERNSTPDKSAAAVDSAQSSRLPLETWASGGEGNSAGGSERPGPMGEAEKEMLAQGQEDGAVSRGGRGPSSRHAKEAEDKIPPVTPKVSVIKGSRSQKEALHLGKEEVDTAAQGNKDLKGHVLQSSLPHE; encoded by the exons ATGTATGCTTATAGGTGGATCCGCAACCACCTAGAAGAGCATACTGACACCTGCCTGCCAAAACAAAGTGTTTACGATGCCTATCG GAAGTACTGTGAGAGTCTCGCCTGTTGCCGCCCACTCAGCACAGCCAACTTTGGCAAAATCATCAGAGAGATCTTCCCTGACATCAAAGCCCGAAGGCTTGGTGGCCGGGGCCAGTCCAA ATATTGCTACAGTGGCATACGAAGGAAGACCTTGGTATCTATGCCGCCCTTGCCCGGACTTGACCTAAAGGGCTCTGAGAGT CCAGAAATGGGCCCAGAAGTAACCCCAGCACCTCGGGATGAACTGGTTGAAGCAGCCTGTGCCCTGACCTGTGACTGGGCAGAGCGAATCCTGAAACGGTCCTTCAGTTCCATCGTTGAGGTCGCCCGCTTCCTGCTGCAGCAGCATCTCATCTCTGCCCGATCTGCACACGCCAATGTGCTCAAGGCTATGGGGCTTGCTG AAGAGGATGAACATGCCCCTCGGGAACGGTCATCTAAATCCAAGAATGGTGTAGAGAGTCTGGAGGGTGGAGCCCATAAGAAACCAGAGAGACAGGCCCAG CCTCCTAAGGAGCTGGACCCCCGGGCTGGGGCTGGACCCCCAGCACGCGGAGAGCGAAAGAAGAGTGTAGTGGAGAGCCCAGCGCCAGCAGCCAATAACCCACAGGTTAATGCCCTAGTGGCCCGGCTGCCTCTGCTTCTCCCTCGGGCCCCTCGCTCACTTATTCCACCAATCCGAGTCTCTCCACCCGTCCTGGCCCCCAAGCTTTCTTCAAGCACTCTGAAAATGGCTACACTGCCTCTGCCCCCTAGAGCTGGGGGACCCCAAGCAGCTGTGCCCATCATTAACATGATCTTACCAACTGTTCCTGCTTTGCCTGGACCTggacctgggcctgggcctgggcaaGCTCCACCTGGGGGGCTCACTCAGCCGAGGGGCACAGAGAACAGGGAAGTGGGCATAGGTGGTGACCCGGGACCCCATGACAAGGGTGTGAAGAGGACAGCTGAAGTACCTGTGAGTGAGGCCAGTGGGCAGGACCCACCAGCTAAAGCAACAAAGCAGGATATAGAGGATACAGGAAGTGATGCCAAAAGAAAACGGGGGCGCCCTCGAAAAAAATCAGGTGGAAGTAGGGAAAGGAATTCTACCCCTGACAAGTCAGCAGCTGCCGTGGACTCTGCCCAGTCCTCAAGGTTACCACTGGAGACGTGGGCCTCTGGAGGGGAAGGCAACTCAGCTGGAGGGTCAGAGAGGCCAGGGCCAATGGGAGAGGCTGAGAAGGAgatgcttgcccaaggtcaggagGATGGTGCTGTTTCCAGAGGAGGAAGGGGCCCCAGTTCCCGGCATGCCAAAGAAGCAGAAGATAAAATTCCTCCTGTCACCCCGAAAGTGAGTGTCATCAAGGGCAGTAGAAGCCAAAAGGAGGCTCTTCATTTGGGCAAGGAAGAGGTAGACACTGCAGCACAGGGTAATAAAGACTTAAAGGGGCATGTGCTTCAAAGCTCCTTACCCCATGAGTGA